Proteins found in one Hemibagrus wyckioides isolate EC202008001 linkage group LG23, SWU_Hwy_1.0, whole genome shotgun sequence genomic segment:
- the sec61g gene encoding protein transport protein Sec61 subunit gamma translates to MDQVMQFVEPGRQFVKDSIRLVKRCTKPDRKEFQKIAMATAIGFAIMGFIGFFVKLIHIPINNIIVGG, encoded by the exons ATGGATCAGGTCATGCAGTTTGTTGAACCCGGCCGTCAGTTCGTCAAGGACTCCATCAGGCTCGTGAAACGATGCACAAAACCAGACAGAAAAG AATTTCAGAAGATTGCAATGGCCACAGCGATTGGGTTCGCTATCATGGGCTTTATCGGATTCTTTGTCAAACTCATCCACATCCCCATCAACAACATCATTGT cggTGGTTGA
- the tpk1 gene encoding thiamin pyrophosphokinase 1 isoform X2 has protein sequence MDEEFTPLDCLLSTGTQKIGLVILNQPLEPHFLHALWNKAVIRACADGGANHLYQVTEGRRESFIPDYISGDFDSISPAVKNFYSEKKCRLILTTDQDLTDFTKCLALMLEEIKERQVQVDTIVTLGGLGGRFDQIMATVETLFHMQKMSEIPVVVIQGSSLACLLREGKKHCLYVNTGLEAEWCGLIPVGGSCVTSTSGLKWNLDNQVLEFGKLVSTSNTYEELDAKDERKPVTISTDRPLLWTMGIKTE, from the exons ATGGATGAAGAGTTCACTCCGTTAGACTGCCTTCTGTCCACCG GAACCCAAAAGATCGGCCTGGTTATCCTGAATCAGCCGCTGGAACCTCACTTCCTCCATGCTCTCTGGAATAAAG CTGTGATCCGAGCATGCGCAGACGGCGGCGCCAACCATCTATACCAAGTGACAGAGGGCCGAAGGGAAAG TTTTATACCAGATTATATAAGCGGAGACTTTGATTCAATTTCACCTGCGGTCAAGAATTTCTACTCAGAAAAG AAGTGCAGGCTGATTTTAACCACTGATCAGGATCTAACAGACTTCACTAAGTGCTTGGCCCTCATGCTGGAGGAGATCAAGGAGCGACAAGTGCAG GTGGACACCATCGTCACGCTGGGAGGCTTAGGTGGCCGATTCGATCAGATCATGGCTACAGTGGAGACGCTTTTTCACATGCAGAAGATGTCAGAGATCCCCGTGGTGGTCATCCAGGGTTCCTCTCTGGCCTGTCTTCTACGAGAG ggCAAGAAGCACTGCCTGTATGTGAACACAGGTTTGGAGGCTGAGTGGTGCGGTTTGATTCCAGTGGGTGGCTCCTGCGTCACTAGCACCTCAGGGCTCAAATGGAACCTGG ataacCAGGTGCTGGAGTTCGGGAAGCTCGTCAGCACATCGAATACATATGAAGAGCTGGACGCCAAAGATGAGAGAAAACCTGTGACCATCAGCACAGACAGACCTCTTCTGTGGACTATGGGTATTAaaacagagtaa
- the tpk1 gene encoding thiamin pyrophosphokinase 1 isoform X1, whose translation MHITSQEVLLRDIRDMDEEFTPLDCLLSTGTQKIGLVILNQPLEPHFLHALWNKAVIRACADGGANHLYQVTEGRRESFIPDYISGDFDSISPAVKNFYSEKKCRLILTTDQDLTDFTKCLALMLEEIKERQVQVDTIVTLGGLGGRFDQIMATVETLFHMQKMSEIPVVVIQGSSLACLLREGKKHCLYVNTGLEAEWCGLIPVGGSCVTSTSGLKWNLDNQVLEFGKLVSTSNTYEELDAKDERKPVTISTDRPLLWTMGIKTE comes from the exons ATGCACATAACTTCTCAGGAAG tgttGCTGAGGGACATCAGGGACATGGATGAAGAGTTCACTCCGTTAGACTGCCTTCTGTCCACCG GAACCCAAAAGATCGGCCTGGTTATCCTGAATCAGCCGCTGGAACCTCACTTCCTCCATGCTCTCTGGAATAAAG CTGTGATCCGAGCATGCGCAGACGGCGGCGCCAACCATCTATACCAAGTGACAGAGGGCCGAAGGGAAAG TTTTATACCAGATTATATAAGCGGAGACTTTGATTCAATTTCACCTGCGGTCAAGAATTTCTACTCAGAAAAG AAGTGCAGGCTGATTTTAACCACTGATCAGGATCTAACAGACTTCACTAAGTGCTTGGCCCTCATGCTGGAGGAGATCAAGGAGCGACAAGTGCAG GTGGACACCATCGTCACGCTGGGAGGCTTAGGTGGCCGATTCGATCAGATCATGGCTACAGTGGAGACGCTTTTTCACATGCAGAAGATGTCAGAGATCCCCGTGGTGGTCATCCAGGGTTCCTCTCTGGCCTGTCTTCTACGAGAG ggCAAGAAGCACTGCCTGTATGTGAACACAGGTTTGGAGGCTGAGTGGTGCGGTTTGATTCCAGTGGGTGGCTCCTGCGTCACTAGCACCTCAGGGCTCAAATGGAACCTGG ataacCAGGTGCTGGAGTTCGGGAAGCTCGTCAGCACATCGAATACATATGAAGAGCTGGACGCCAAAGATGAGAGAAAACCTGTGACCATCAGCACAGACAGACCTCTTCTGTGGACTATGGGTATTAaaacagagtaa
- the LOC131344448 gene encoding uncharacterized protein LOC131344448: MKAVHAVLLLLALTREVTCELVRKNIFVSQNMTWSEAQRYCRTYYEDLSTINTPLELLKFKRDIQDYLSEDGWVGLSKGSRELVYTFWSDGSVLGVPVWRFGCPSHLNAFHCVSINNLELVDNNCGRHMPFFCYKWVPDMVLVEMMMTWEEALQYCRTNYTDLISVTTDNDLTSAKSASLSSKTSRVWTGLRFMDGSWFWVNKDPLGNLTTVPSCPMKPYRCGALKAGDEVWENRDCNEKLNFLCSY, translated from the coding sequence ATGAAGGCTGTTCATGCTGTCCTCTTGTTGTTGGCTTTAACAAGAGAAGTCacctgtgagttagtgagaAAAAACATCTTTGTGAGCCAAAACATGACCTGGTCTGAAGCTCAGAGATACTGCAGGACGTATTATGAAGACCTTTCGACCATTAACACACCATTGGAGCTTTTAAAGTTCAAAAGAGACATCCAAGACTATCTTTCTGAAGATGGTTGGGTCGGCCTTAGTAAGGGTTCACGTGAATTGGTTTACACTTTTTGGTCTGATGGAAGCGTTTTAGGAGTACCTGTGTGGAGATTTGGTTGTCCAAGTCACTTGAACGCTTTTCACTGTGTGAGTATAAACAACTTGGAGTTGGTTGATAATAACTGTGGAAGACATATGCCATTTTTCTGCTACAAATGGGTACCTGACATGGTCttggtggagatgatgatgaccTGGGAAGAGGCACTGCAATACTGCAGAacaaactacactgacctgatAAGTGTGACCACCGACAACGATCTGACATCAGCTAAATCGGCAAGCTTGAGCAGCAAGACCTCCCGGGTTTGGACAGGCTTGCGCTTCATGGATGGCTCATGGTTCTGGGTGAACAAGGATCCTCTGGGGAACCTGACCACTGTGCCGTCATGCCCTATGAAACCTTACCGCTGTGGAGCCCTAAAAGCTGGAGATGAGGTCTGGGAGAACAGAGACTGCAATGAGAAATTAAACTTCCTGTGCAGTTACTAA